A genomic stretch from Sphingomonas faeni includes:
- a CDS encoding Gfo/Idh/MocA family protein, with translation MFGHKKKVRYAVVGGGQISQQAFMPGIGRTDNSELTALVTGDPVKADKLAKLYGIKAWSYEQYGELLQSGEIDAVYVATPNFLHLQYAVPALEAGIHILLEKPMASSVAEAEQIIAAQKKGGAKLMIAYRLHNEPGTVEMITRARAGEFGELRSFVSVFAQNVAEANSRGHNGYWGGPVPDMGTYPLNAVRNLFGQEPIAVHAVGAKTPERGFNFHDTVAVTLRFPNERTAQFTVSYATASSEFFELVGTEASIHASPAFMFGPKVGISYVEKTSAGSKEHSFDPVEQFGNETQYFSNCILNDLQPEADGEEGLLDMRVLAAIERSLETGETVTLDPMTRTRHVEPDQALKLKPAKEPSEEDMISIIPQSA, from the coding sequence ATGTTCGGGCATAAGAAGAAGGTGCGGTACGCCGTCGTCGGCGGTGGCCAGATCTCTCAGCAGGCATTCATGCCGGGTATCGGACGCACGGACAATTCCGAGCTGACCGCGCTCGTGACCGGCGATCCGGTGAAGGCGGACAAGCTCGCTAAGCTCTATGGCATCAAGGCATGGTCGTACGAGCAATATGGCGAGCTGCTGCAATCCGGCGAGATCGACGCGGTCTATGTCGCGACGCCGAATTTCCTGCATCTGCAATACGCGGTGCCCGCCCTGGAAGCCGGCATCCACATCCTGCTCGAAAAGCCGATGGCGTCCAGCGTTGCCGAAGCCGAGCAGATCATCGCGGCACAGAAGAAGGGCGGGGCGAAACTGATGATCGCGTACCGGCTTCATAACGAGCCCGGTACCGTCGAGATGATAACCCGGGCGCGGGCCGGCGAGTTCGGCGAACTGCGCAGCTTCGTGTCTGTGTTCGCGCAGAACGTGGCGGAAGCCAATTCCCGCGGGCACAACGGCTATTGGGGTGGCCCCGTGCCGGACATGGGCACGTACCCGCTCAACGCGGTCCGCAACCTGTTCGGTCAGGAGCCGATCGCCGTCCACGCGGTGGGTGCGAAGACGCCCGAGCGCGGGTTCAACTTCCATGACACCGTAGCCGTCACGTTGCGCTTCCCGAACGAGCGAACGGCACAGTTCACCGTCAGCTACGCTACGGCCTCGTCGGAATTCTTCGAGCTCGTCGGAACGGAGGCCAGCATCCACGCATCGCCGGCCTTCATGTTCGGTCCGAAGGTCGGCATTTCCTATGTCGAGAAGACGAGTGCCGGCAGCAAGGAACACAGCTTCGATCCGGTCGAACAGTTCGGCAACGAGACTCAGTATTTCTCGAACTGTATCCTGAACGACCTCCAGCCGGAAGCCGACGGCGAAGAGGGGTTGCTCGACATGCGCGTGCTGGCGGCGATCGAGCGGTCGCTCGAGACGGGTGAAACCGTGACGCTCGACCCTATGACGCGCACCCGTCACGTAGAGCCGGATCAAGCGCTGAAGCTGAAGCCTGCAAAGGAGCCGTCCGAGGAAGACATGATCAGCATCATCCCGCAGTCGGCGTGA
- the dinB gene encoding DNA polymerase IV has protein sequence MVDGHIRKIIHVDMDAFFASVEQRDNPALRGLPVAVGHAGARGVVAAASYEARDYGVKSALPSVTALRRCPNLIFVPPRFDVYQQVSRQIHAVFARYSDLVQPLSLDEAYLDVTDNKAGLPTAWMTAKAIRAEIFRETGLTASAGISYNKFLAKIASDHRKPNGQFAVTPEMGPAWVETLPVARFYGVGPVTAAKMKRLGIETGADLRAQSLDFLRRHFGSSAEWYYGIARARDGRSVSADRVRKSSGSETTFDRDLTDEGEIEAGVSSMADDVWGWCERRQAFGRTVTVKIKYADFQQITRSRSQPTVVMTREDLQRASLDLVRSVFPSQKAIRLVGVTVSNFADVPELQREELPIFAAVMGA, from the coding sequence ATGGTCGATGGGCATATCCGAAAGATCATTCATGTCGACATGGATGCCTTCTTTGCGTCCGTGGAGCAGCGGGACAACCCGGCGCTGCGAGGCCTGCCGGTCGCCGTTGGTCATGCCGGCGCCCGGGGTGTCGTGGCGGCTGCCAGCTACGAAGCGCGGGACTATGGGGTAAAGTCCGCCTTGCCCTCGGTCACGGCGCTACGGCGCTGTCCGAATCTGATATTCGTGCCGCCCCGCTTCGACGTTTATCAGCAGGTGTCGCGTCAGATCCATGCGGTGTTTGCGCGCTACTCCGACCTGGTCCAGCCATTGTCGCTCGACGAGGCCTATCTCGACGTTACCGACAACAAGGCGGGGCTTCCAACTGCCTGGATGACCGCCAAGGCGATCCGCGCGGAGATATTCCGCGAAACCGGGCTGACGGCATCGGCGGGTATCTCGTACAATAAATTCCTCGCCAAGATCGCCTCCGATCACCGCAAGCCGAACGGCCAGTTCGCCGTCACGCCAGAGATGGGGCCTGCATGGGTCGAGACGCTGCCGGTCGCCCGGTTCTACGGCGTTGGTCCGGTGACCGCAGCCAAAATGAAGCGGCTCGGGATCGAGACGGGGGCGGATCTTCGCGCTCAGTCGCTGGACTTCCTACGGCGCCATTTCGGGAGTTCTGCCGAGTGGTATTACGGCATTGCTAGGGCACGTGACGGGCGATCGGTCAGTGCCGACCGGGTCCGCAAGTCGTCCGGTTCGGAAACGACCTTCGACCGCGATCTCACCGACGAGGGCGAGATCGAAGCCGGCGTATCGAGCATGGCCGACGATGTGTGGGGCTGGTGCGAACGGCGTCAGGCGTTCGGGCGGACGGTCACCGTCAAAATCAAATATGCAGATTTCCAGCAGATCACGCGCAGCCGCAGCCAGCCGACGGTCGTGATGACCCGGGAGGATTTGCAACGTGCCTCCCTCGACCTCGTACGGTCGGTATTTCCGTCCCAAAAAGCAATCAGGCTCGTCGGCGTGACGGTGTCGAACTTTGCCGATGTACCGGAGTTGCAACGCGAGGAACTGCCGATCTTCGCCGCGGTCATGGGGGCATGA
- a CDS encoding alpha-ketoglutarate-dependent dioxygenase AlkB codes for MMLDLFGTPVLPGLHTMPDIVDRDEERMLIERIDATDPTPFKFQGWTGKRLTTSFGWAYDFEAGRPVAAEPMPDWLLPIRDRAARFARLDPLLLIQALLIRYDPGAGIGWHRDRPVYEDVIGISLGEPATMRFRRRREVGFERASAPLVPRAAYHLSGPVRHDWEHSIVEMDRPRWSITFRSLSAIGRKTLPR; via the coding sequence ATGATGCTCGACCTGTTCGGTACGCCGGTCCTGCCCGGACTGCACACGATGCCCGATATCGTCGACCGGGACGAGGAGCGGATGCTGATCGAGCGGATCGATGCGACGGATCCGACGCCGTTCAAGTTCCAGGGCTGGACCGGCAAGCGCCTGACGACCTCATTTGGCTGGGCGTATGATTTCGAGGCGGGACGGCCGGTTGCGGCGGAGCCTATGCCCGACTGGCTGTTGCCGATCAGGGACCGGGCGGCGCGTTTCGCACGGCTGGACCCGCTGCTCCTGATCCAGGCGTTGCTGATACGGTACGACCCGGGTGCGGGCATCGGCTGGCATCGCGACCGTCCAGTGTATGAAGACGTGATCGGGATTTCGCTCGGCGAGCCCGCGACCATGCGCTTCAGACGTCGACGGGAGGTCGGCTTCGAACGGGCGTCGGCTCCGCTCGTCCCGCGCGCCGCCTATCACCTCAGCGGTCCCGTCCGGCATGATTGGGAACACAGCATCGTCGAAATGGACCGACCGCGATGGTCGATCACATTCCGTAGTCTGTCCGCGATCGGCCGAAAGACATTGCCTCGGTAA
- a CDS encoding epoxide hydrolase family protein, whose protein sequence is MPKPFTIAVPDERLASIRAKVAAFDWGAVPDAGGWQSGVGLADLKRLVDYWQTRYDWRAQERRMNAFPQFTADVRGQRLHFVHVRGDGSRLPLLLLHGWPSSFLEFETLIAPLVADGHDVVVPSLPGYAFSGKPASPIGPRQTAELMHDLMVELFGGGRYLIQGGDWGAAIGAWMAYGHPRAVAALHLNMLLIQAEDATPKAPAELAWATRRAELAKEETGYSQEQGTRPQTLGIAMSDSPVGVAAWILEKFGAWADVPRDEHGRPDLWQAFDEDVLLNTIMLYLVEGSFVTSTWMYRGRVLEGSGKFPKGTRIKVPTAVAAFADPVFPPPPRSQARKTYDIVQWTEMEAGGHFAALEQPELLLADMRKFFGHKRAMAKTSHPSTAFRVTGIVAATLGVAALCTRLAAKRGDWE, encoded by the coding sequence ATGCCGAAACCCTTTACCATCGCCGTTCCGGACGAACGCCTTGCCTCCATTCGCGCGAAGGTAGCGGCGTTCGACTGGGGGGCAGTCCCGGATGCAGGGGGCTGGCAATCCGGCGTCGGTCTCGCCGATCTCAAGCGGCTCGTCGACTATTGGCAAACGCGGTACGATTGGCGAGCTCAGGAACGGCGCATGAATGCCTTCCCTCAGTTTACCGCAGACGTACGCGGGCAGCGTCTCCACTTCGTCCATGTGCGCGGGGACGGATCCCGATTGCCTCTATTGCTGCTGCACGGTTGGCCGAGCTCGTTCCTCGAGTTCGAAACGCTAATCGCGCCGCTCGTCGCCGATGGTCACGATGTCGTCGTTCCCTCGCTTCCGGGTTACGCGTTCTCGGGAAAGCCCGCCTCCCCGATCGGACCGCGACAGACCGCGGAGTTAATGCATGACCTTATGGTCGAGCTGTTCGGTGGGGGGCGCTATCTGATCCAGGGCGGCGACTGGGGCGCAGCGATCGGCGCGTGGATGGCATATGGCCATCCCCGGGCGGTGGCCGCGCTTCACCTCAACATGCTGCTGATCCAAGCCGAAGATGCCACCCCGAAAGCGCCTGCCGAGCTTGCCTGGGCCACTCGACGGGCCGAACTGGCAAAGGAGGAAACGGGCTATTCGCAGGAGCAGGGAACGCGCCCGCAGACGTTGGGTATCGCCATGTCGGACAGCCCCGTCGGGGTGGCGGCATGGATCCTCGAGAAGTTCGGCGCGTGGGCCGACGTGCCTAGGGACGAACACGGCAGGCCTGATCTCTGGCAAGCGTTCGACGAAGATGTGCTCCTGAACACCATCATGCTGTATCTGGTCGAGGGATCGTTCGTGACGTCGACGTGGATGTATCGCGGTCGTGTGCTCGAGGGATCGGGCAAGTTCCCCAAGGGCACGCGGATCAAGGTCCCGACCGCCGTCGCGGCGTTCGCCGATCCGGTGTTCCCGCCCCCACCGCGTTCGCAAGCTCGCAAGACCTACGACATCGTTCAATGGACGGAGATGGAGGCTGGCGGCCATTTTGCGGCACTGGAACAGCCGGAGTTGCTGCTGGCCGACATGCGAAAGTTCTTTGGCCACAAGCGGGCGATGGCGAAGACTTCACACCCGTCCACCGCGTTCCGCGTGACGGGGATCGTCGCAGCGACGCTGGGGGTAGCCGCCCTGTGTACCCGCCTCGCGGCGAAACGCGGCGATTGGGAATGA
- a CDS encoding DUF885 domain-containing protein — protein sequence MHRRQFLASTSLLSASVALPGIAYAAARGREDDFRAMLDRFFYARLDDSPEQATSLGLDTGPRASLKSRLDDTSRAGQARQFARARQELASLKTVRRDALSEAAQLDYDVVKYGLDRVIAGERYAFGTSAGRYAPYVLTQLTGAYRDVPDFLANQHRIANASDADAYVARVRAFAGAIDVETERQREDAAKGVFAPDYILDTTLKQLASVRDKAPDASGIVTDLAAKLKAANLPPERAATVAKLLGEQVYPALDRQRALVTELRGRAVHDAGVWRLPDGDAYYAAAASAATTVEMTGDDIHKLGLAQVAEIGARIDGILKRQGLTQGSVGERLVALNKRPDQLYPNTDAGRDALLEQLRGQITAMTKRLPEQFPVLPKAPVEVRRVPEAIQAGAPGGYYQSASLDGSRPAIYFINLRDTFDRPKFGLGTLSYHEAVPGHHLQVMSALESENIPLIRRRGFYSGYSEGWALYAEQLADEMGMYDGNPLGQVGYLQSLLFRATRLVVDSGMHAKRWSREKATDYLIATTGIARGRSQGEIDRYTVWPGQACSYKIGHTVWVKLRDEAKRKAGANWDPKAFHQILAMGAMPLAVLEQVARKQMS from the coding sequence ATGCATCGCCGTCAATTTCTTGCATCCACCAGCCTCTTGTCCGCATCCGTAGCCTTGCCTGGCATCGCCTACGCAGCCGCAAGGGGGCGCGAGGATGATTTTCGTGCCATGCTCGATCGCTTCTTCTACGCGCGACTGGACGACAGCCCCGAGCAGGCGACGTCGCTTGGCCTCGACACGGGGCCGCGGGCGTCATTGAAGTCGAGACTCGACGACACGTCGCGGGCTGGTCAGGCGCGACAGTTCGCGCGGGCGAGGCAGGAACTGGCCTCCCTGAAAACCGTACGCCGCGATGCGTTGAGCGAAGCGGCGCAGCTCGACTATGATGTCGTGAAATATGGCCTGGACCGGGTGATAGCAGGAGAGCGCTATGCATTTGGCACCAGCGCGGGCCGGTACGCACCGTATGTCCTGACGCAGTTGACCGGTGCCTATCGCGACGTGCCGGACTTTCTCGCCAACCAGCACAGGATCGCGAACGCCTCGGATGCCGACGCCTATGTCGCTCGCGTGCGGGCGTTCGCTGGCGCAATCGACGTCGAAACCGAACGTCAGCGCGAAGACGCCGCCAAGGGCGTATTCGCTCCCGACTACATCCTGGATACCACGCTCAAGCAGCTTGCGTCGGTGCGGGACAAAGCGCCTGACGCCTCGGGTATCGTGACGGACCTCGCCGCCAAGCTGAAGGCTGCCAATCTACCGCCAGAACGTGCCGCGACCGTGGCGAAGCTGCTGGGCGAGCAGGTGTATCCCGCGCTGGATCGGCAACGGGCGCTGGTCACGGAATTGCGCGGACGCGCGGTGCACGATGCCGGGGTCTGGCGTCTGCCTGACGGCGATGCCTATTACGCGGCTGCGGCGAGTGCGGCGACCACGGTCGAGATGACCGGCGACGATATCCACAAGCTCGGCCTGGCACAGGTGGCGGAGATCGGTGCCCGCATCGATGGCATCCTGAAGCGGCAAGGACTGACCCAGGGCAGCGTCGGCGAACGACTGGTGGCGCTGAACAAGCGTCCCGATCAACTCTATCCGAACACCGATGCAGGCCGAGACGCGCTGCTGGAGCAACTGCGCGGCCAGATCACGGCGATGACGAAGCGCCTGCCCGAGCAGTTTCCCGTTCTACCGAAGGCGCCCGTCGAAGTCCGTCGAGTCCCCGAGGCGATCCAGGCCGGTGCGCCGGGCGGCTACTACCAGTCCGCGTCCCTCGATGGATCGCGACCGGCCATCTACTTCATCAACTTGCGCGACACGTTCGATCGCCCCAAGTTCGGGCTGGGAACGCTGAGCTACCACGAAGCGGTGCCGGGGCATCATCTTCAGGTCATGTCGGCGCTGGAAAGCGAGAACATCCCCCTCATTCGCCGCCGCGGCTTCTACTCCGGTTATTCCGAAGGCTGGGCATTGTACGCCGAGCAACTGGCGGACGAGATGGGCATGTACGACGGCAATCCGCTAGGTCAGGTCGGATACCTCCAGTCGTTGTTGTTTCGCGCCACCCGCCTCGTGGTCGACTCCGGCATGCACGCCAAACGCTGGAGCCGCGAGAAGGCGACCGACTATCTGATCGCAACCACGGGCATCGCTCGCGGTCGCAGCCAGGGCGAGATCGACCGTTACACGGTCTGGCCGGGACAGGCCTGCAGCTACAAGATCGGGCATACCGTCTGGGTGAAGTTGCGAGACGAGGCAAAGCGCAAGGCCGGCGCGAACTGGGACCCGAAGGCTTTCCACCAGATACTGGCGATGGGTGCCATGCCGCTGGCGGTCTTGGAGCAAGTGGCGCGCAAGCAGATGTCGTAA
- a CDS encoding glycoside hydrolase family 130 protein codes for MNAADVFTTLDVELKPDPSRTVIRPFSFGYPPAFEADHPPRSEVVVDRIRALDDTMRERMRDLLLTPMRERHRNVEQVLLRRFEEVREDIGEGEVDDDERLLIGAYFSQEYAFESAALFNPSIVALSDEEPSVPGAIRFVMSLRGIGEGHISSITFRTGEWGPGDRLVIDPPSAHGVPPQIERQTDGWVRLLCEDSQDASETVIFPVLPSQRQGIEDLRLVNFTDHDGVRSVIGTYTAFDGKDARQEILRGIDLRTVEMRPLAGAMTGYKGMALFPRRIDNQFVMLGRQDSENIWLLRSDDLYTWETGAPIMAPKYPWEFVQLGNCGSPIEIDEGWLVFTHGVGMVRGYCIGACLLDKDDPSKVLARTASPLLFPSAEQRGGYVPNVTYSCGALIRDRRILLPYAIGDEFSAFAVGDVDDLLAVMEPG; via the coding sequence ATGAATGCTGCCGATGTCTTCACGACGCTCGACGTCGAATTGAAGCCCGATCCATCACGCACCGTGATCCGGCCGTTCAGCTTCGGCTACCCGCCAGCGTTCGAGGCGGATCACCCACCGCGCAGCGAGGTCGTCGTGGACCGCATTCGTGCGCTGGACGATACGATGCGCGAACGGATGCGCGACCTGTTGCTGACCCCGATGCGGGAACGCCATCGCAACGTCGAGCAGGTGTTGCTTCGCCGCTTCGAAGAGGTGCGAGAGGACATAGGGGAGGGCGAGGTCGACGACGACGAGCGGCTTCTGATCGGCGCCTATTTCAGTCAGGAATATGCGTTCGAGTCGGCGGCGCTGTTCAATCCGAGTATCGTCGCACTGAGCGACGAGGAGCCCTCGGTTCCCGGTGCGATACGCTTCGTCATGTCGCTGCGAGGGATCGGCGAGGGACATATTTCGTCGATCACGTTTCGGACCGGTGAATGGGGTCCGGGCGATCGACTGGTGATCGACCCGCCGAGCGCTCACGGCGTACCGCCCCAAATCGAACGCCAGACCGATGGCTGGGTCCGCCTGCTATGCGAAGACAGCCAGGACGCGTCGGAAACCGTCATCTTCCCGGTCCTGCCCAGCCAGCGCCAGGGTATCGAGGATCTCCGGCTGGTCAACTTCACCGATCACGACGGCGTCCGCAGCGTCATCGGTACGTACACCGCCTTCGACGGCAAGGATGCACGGCAGGAGATCCTGCGCGGCATCGACCTGCGCACGGTCGAGATGAGACCGCTGGCCGGAGCGATGACGGGATATAAGGGCATGGCACTGTTCCCCCGGCGGATCGATAACCAGTTCGTGATGCTGGGTCGGCAGGACAGCGAGAACATCTGGTTGCTGCGGTCGGACGACCTCTACACGTGGGAAACCGGGGCGCCGATCATGGCGCCGAAATATCCCTGGGAATTCGTCCAGTTGGGCAATTGCGGGTCGCCGATCGAGATCGACGAGGGCTGGCTCGTCTTCACGCACGGCGTCGGCATGGTCCGCGGATATTGCATCGGTGCCTGTCTGCTCGACAAGGACGATCCGTCCAAGGTGCTGGCGCGCACGGCTTCGCCCTTGCTGTTCCCGAGCGCGGAACAACGCGGCGGCTATGTGCCGAACGTGACCTATAGCTGTGGCGCGTTGATCCGGGATCGTCGCATATTGCTGCCGTACGCGATCGGCGACGAATTCTCGGCGTTCGCGGTGGGCGACGTCGACGATCTGTTGGCGGTCATGGAGCCGGGTTGA
- a CDS encoding lysozyme inhibitor LprI family protein, with amino-acid sequence MLTLALAFALATSPELDRCLNTGDAARGVTVAIAACFGADYRRADARLNATYRATMKRLPARRQAALRTSQRGWIRQRDSACPLDRSNGAGTIERLNHPACLTKQTDRRTAWLARFR; translated from the coding sequence ATGCTTACCCTTGCCTTGGCTTTCGCTCTTGCTACCTCGCCTGAACTCGACCGCTGCTTGAACACCGGCGATGCGGCGCGCGGCGTGACCGTAGCGATTGCGGCGTGTTTCGGAGCGGACTATCGGCGCGCGGACGCACGGCTGAACGCAACCTACCGTGCGACGATGAAGCGGCTGCCTGCAAGGCGCCAAGCGGCATTGCGAACGTCGCAGCGCGGCTGGATCAGGCAGCGCGACAGTGCCTGTCCACTCGACCGGAGCAATGGCGCCGGCACGATCGAACGGCTGAACCATCCGGCTTGCCTGACGAAGCAGACCGATCGACGCACCGCCTGGCTCGCGCGCTTTCGCTGA
- a CDS encoding DUF885 family protein yields MTPSRRNVLAGLVSSAFVPANVRAQSITPLRQALDAAAATDPDEALRLLAPFNAEGLQPTDRLDLTTARAGLTIDAAIARSAFGRTGRSPYRVTPTTGAWKAARLDPAKIDADTAAILADAEAGIILPRLSLDRTVDALRTAPENPAIDRQISTLEGLRDIAPSAPGVGRLRGGADWYALQLQRSLGTMTPPYAERRLFAELNRLHARAARLFDQVGAPKGAIAERYGKLWRDDRFLYNDSDAGHAEAIADMNRMLATARSRIRAMFGDLPQWSLNATARPLSHQEIGSGRGGYRELPTPTRPGAYVVDLKDIRRRPRWTLPSVVAHELLPGHMIQLGLESATPPHPLRIDYASAFVEGWGIYAEQLAERAGAYADPHDELGHIHWLLFRVSRALVDLGVHLHGWSIDHSRERLIEWQGKPAYFAPFDVELARIPLEPASRVAEAMAWLTIADNGHDTPSIPYNHEMVAYGRRRI; encoded by the coding sequence ATGACTCCAAGCCGCAGAAATGTGCTCGCCGGGCTAGTTTCGTCAGCCTTCGTCCCCGCGAATGTTCGCGCCCAGTCGATCACGCCCTTGCGCCAAGCCCTTGATGCAGCCGCCGCCACCGACCCTGACGAAGCGCTCCGCCTGCTAGCACCCTTCAACGCAGAGGGCCTGCAACCCACCGACCGTCTCGACCTGACCACTGCCCGCGCCGGTCTCACGATCGACGCCGCCATCGCACGGTCCGCGTTCGGCCGCACCGGGCGCAGCCCCTACCGCGTCACGCCGACGACCGGCGCATGGAAGGCCGCACGCCTCGATCCCGCCAAGATCGACGCCGACACTGCTGCAATCCTAGCGGACGCCGAGGCCGGAATCATTCTCCCCCGCCTATCCCTCGACCGCACCGTAGACGCGCTCCGTACCGCTCCCGAGAACCCCGCGATCGACCGCCAGATATCGACGCTCGAAGGCCTGCGAGACATCGCGCCTTCCGCCCCCGGCGTCGGCCGGCTACGGGGCGGCGCGGACTGGTACGCTCTGCAACTCCAACGCTCGCTCGGCACCATGACGCCGCCCTATGCCGAACGCCGCCTATTCGCCGAACTGAACCGCCTCCACGCCCGCGCGGCGAGGCTGTTCGATCAGGTCGGTGCGCCCAAGGGTGCGATCGCAGAGCGTTACGGCAAACTCTGGCGCGACGATCGCTTCCTCTACAACGACAGCGATGCCGGCCATGCGGAGGCAATCGCCGACATGAACCGGATGCTCGCCACCGCCCGCAGCCGTATCCGGGCGATGTTCGGCGATCTCCCGCAATGGTCCTTGAACGCAACAGCCCGCCCGCTATCCCACCAGGAGATCGGCAGCGGCCGCGGCGGGTATCGTGAATTGCCCACGCCGACCCGACCGGGCGCGTATGTCGTCGATTTGAAGGACATCCGCCGCCGCCCCCGCTGGACTCTCCCAAGCGTCGTCGCGCATGAATTGCTCCCCGGTCACATGATCCAGCTCGGCCTAGAAAGCGCCACCCCGCCCCACCCGCTCCGGATCGACTATGCCTCTGCGTTCGTCGAAGGCTGGGGCATCTACGCCGAGCAACTCGCGGAACGGGCCGGTGCCTATGCCGATCCGCACGACGAACTTGGGCACATCCACTGGCTGCTCTTTCGCGTATCCCGCGCGCTCGTCGATCTGGGTGTTCACCTCCACGGCTGGTCGATCGACCATTCCCGCGAGCGCTTGATCGAATGGCAGGGCAAACCGGCATATTTCGCCCCTTTCGACGTCGAGCTCGCGCGCATTCCCCTCGAACCCGCCTCGCGTGTCGCCGAAGCCATGGCTTGGCTCACGATCGCCGATAACGGCCATGACACACCGTCGATCCCGTATAATCACGAGATGGTGGCCTACGGGCGTAGGAGAATTTAA